GCCCAGCAGACCAGACAAGCCGGCTTTTCCTGTGTCCATTTTTGCTCCCGCCTGTCCGAAGAAGGGACGTTTTCTCTGACCGCTTTGCCCGCCGGTTCCCGCGGCGATTATCTCGGCATCGCGGACAGCCGCGGCATTCCCAAGCACTGCGCCGCATTCGCGCGAGAGGCAGTCTGTGCCGCGCAAAACCGGCACTGCACGGGAATTTTGGCGGATTTTGAGCGGCCGCTGCTGCAAGAGCTGACGGCTTGTTTGAATCGCGAGACGCAGCAGCAAAACCTCACGCTGTTCGTTCCGCTCCCGCTGGCAGACTACGCGCCGCATGCGCAAGTCATCGCGGACACCGTCATTTCCGGCGGCAGTTTGGAGGAGTATTTTTCCAATTTGCTCTCGCGCTTTGGAGAGCATCGGCTCGCCGCACAGCTCACCTGCACCTGTATGGATTTCCCGCTCCCCTGCGCGTCTCCCAGTGGAACAGTGCTGACCGCCAAGCAATTTCAAGCACTGCGGACGGCTACCGGTTCTGCGGTCTTTTTCTCGCGCGAATTATGCGCCAAATACTTTACCTATACCAAAGACGATCAGGCGCATTTCGTTTTATTTGATGACGCGGATACCCTGCAAGCCAAAGCGCAGCTATTAACGCGCCTTGGTGTCCAATATCTGCTCGCCGTCTATCCCGACGCCAAAGCGATGGGATTATTTTGAATGCGTGCGGTCAAACAGCAGCGTGCCGGATACAAATTTTGCACAGATGCCATACGCATCCAACGCACTGTACGCCGCGCGCTCCAAGCGCTGGGGAATGGTCAGCGCAAACGGATGCCGCAAGCTGCTGTCATCCAGCACAACAGCGCTGAAATCATACCCGCGCTCCAGACTGCCTACGCTGCCAAAGAACGCACCGCCGCCCTTGGTCGCCAGATAAAACGCTTCACAGAACGTCAGCGGCACGGCACCGTTATCAACCAGCCGCCAATACAGTTTGGAAACCTGCACAGCATCGCAGACCGCCCGCAATATTGATTCCGTGTGACCGCCCGCGATATCGCTGCCCAAGCCCACATGCATATGATTTTCCAAATAGCGGCGAATCGGCGCGATACCCGACGACAAATTGGTGTTGGATGCAGGGCAGTGCGCGACAAACACGCCGTTGTCCCGCAGCAGCTTGATTTCCTCCTCCGTCGAGTGCACACAGTGTGCCATAATCGCCGGATAGGTGTGTTCTTTCGGATGCTGTCTGCCAAACAGACCATAGGCATCATAGGCATCGCCGTAAAACCTTGCATCCGGACAAAGTTCATGTACAAACGCAATTTCTCCCGTATTTTCCGACAGATGCGACTGCACCGGCAGCTTGTACTCCTGCTGGATGATTTGCAGCTTTGCGAGCAGTTCCGGCGTGCACGATGGAATAAAGCGCGGTGTCAGTATCGGTTTCGTGCGCTGATACTTTCCTGCGATTTCGTACAGCCAACGCAGGGTCTCCTGTGCGGATGCCTCTGCACTGCTTTCCCGCAGGTTATCCGGTGCCTCTCGATCCATATTGACCTTGCCGACAAAGCTGATCATTCCCGTCTGCTCCATGCGATCCATCAGCAATTCCGTCGCCGCGCGGTGCTGCGTGGCGAACAGACACGCATGAGATGTCGCGCTGTGCTTGATATTATCCGCAAAAATCGTATATGCTTTATCGGCATAGGAAAGGTCTGCATATTTTGCTTCTTCCGGAAATGTTTGCTGACCAAGCCAATCCATCAATTCCAAATCCATACCCATGCCGCGGAATGCATACTGCGGTGCATGCATGTGCAGATCCACCAACCCCGGAATAATCAGCTTTCCGGTAAAATCGTATACCGGAAAATGCGCATACTGCTCGGGCAGCTGCGCAAAAACGCCCTGAGAAATGCCGGTTTCGCACACGGCGTAGGCGTTTTTCATTGTTGTCCACTGGTCTTTCATCTTGCAAAAACAAATGTCGCCTTTGATTGCAAAGCTCTGTTTCGTATTCATGAAAATCCCGCTCCTTTTCAATCCGCATAGCAATATATCATACTTTGTCCAGCTTTTCAAGAACTCTGCGGAGCGTAGATTGGATTTTGTCTCCACTTGCGGTATGATAAGCGCAGGAGGTTTATATCATGAATCAAAAGAAAATCGGCGAACTCATTCGCGCCGCCCGCCGTGAGCACGGCTTCACACAGCAGGAGCTTGCGGACAAAATGAACATCAGTGACAAAACCGTTTCCAAGTGGGAATGCGGGTTAGGCTGTCCGGATTTATCCCTGCTGCCGCAGCTTTCAGAAATCCTCAAGTTGGATTTGTCCGCCCTGTTGGACGGACAGCTGCCCACGCGCCGCGTTTTGGCAGGCAACATGAAAAAGCTGCTGTTCTATATCTGCCCCACATGCGGCAATCTCATCACCGCTTCCGGAGAAGCACAGGTGAGCTGCTGCGGCAAAAAGCTGCTCCCGCTCACGCCGCAAAAGGCATCCGACGACCAAACAGTGACACTGGAAAAACTGGAAAACGAATGGCATGTGATTTCCGACCATCCCATGACCAAAGATCATTCGATTGCTTTCGTCACGCTGCTCACCGGAGATACCGTCGTGACGCGAAAACTATATCCGGAGTGGAACATGGAAACCCGCCTGCCGTACTTTCGCCACGGTATTCTCGTCTGGTACTGCAATCAGCACGGGTTGTTCTATCAAAATTTCTAAATTCCACGCAAAAATCCGCAGAGCGCTCAAAAAGCTCTGCGGATTTTTTTGATCTTATTTTACTGGGCATAAAAAATGCGGTACGAAAAACCGTACCGCATTTTCATTCCTGTTACCAAACCTGATTGCCCTTGTCATCAACAAACTTATGCTTGCATACACGGCACTCCAGCACCGGTCCGAGCAGCGGCAGCGTCTTGTGGCAGTTCGGGCAGCGCCACTTGAAGAAGTTGATGAGATAGAACCAGATAACCAGCACGATTGCCGCATAGCCGGAATACAGGCACGGCTTGCTGTCCATGCCAAACACTTGCCCCAGCACAATGCAGACAACTGCCAATGCAATGGCTGCATACAGGCAATAAAAGCCGATGCGGCGCCACTTATGATACTTTTTGTCCTCTGAAAATTTTATCTTATTTTTAGCCATGGATGAAAACACACTTTCCTTTGTTTTTTATCATTTTAACACAGAAAATGGCGCGATGCAATGTTCTGAGCAACAGTTCACAGGAAAGTCACGCTTTGTCAGCAGCAATCACCGCAGCCGCCGCAGGAATTGTTGCAGCCGCCGCAGGAACCGCAGCCACCACAGCCGCCACAGCCGCAGGAACCGCAATTGCCGCAGGAGCCACAGTTCCAGCCGCCGCAGCCGGATCCGCCGCAGCAAATAAGCAGGATCAAGATGAGAATCCACCAGCAGTCAAAGCCATTGTTGCAGTTGTTGCACATAACAGATTCCTCCTGTTTCAATTTTTTCATTCCCATACTATCGCAGGGACAACCAGAAGGTGATACATTTTTTTACGTGAAAAAACCTCCCGCAGGTTTTCACCCGCGGGAGGTTTGTATGGTATGTTTTACTCAATCTCGTTGATTTCGTCAAACGGATCGGTGTCTTTCATGCGGTAGCAAAGCGTCATGAGCGAATCGGAAAAATGAACATCCTGTACCGGAACGCCCAGCACATCCTCTTTCATCGAGACATTAGAGAAATTCCAGATGCCGCGAATGCCGTTCTTAACCAGACGCTGTGCCATGTCCATCGCTTTATCCGCCGGCACGCACAGAACCGCAATATCCGGCCGTTCGCGCTCGCAGTATTCTTCCAGCTCCTGCAGGGCATGTACGTGAATGCCGCGGAAGTCGCTGCCCACAACCGTTTGGGCGGTGTCAAATGCCGCAATCGGACGAACGCCGCAGTAGGAGAAATCGAAGTTGCGCAGCAGTGCCCGTCCCAGATTACCGACGCCGAGCAAAATCGCCCGCTGGCTTCCGGCAACACCGAGAATGCGCTCCAACTCCACGATTAACTTATCTACACTATAACCATATCCCTGCTGACCAAAGCCGCCAAAGCAGCTCAAATCCTGTCTGATCTGTGAGGCAGTCAGGTCCATCTGCAGGGCAAGTTCCTTAGACGAAATGCGTCCAATGCCCTGATCGGCAAGCTCCCGAAGCGTGCGGTAATACCGCGGCAGGCGGTTCACGACTGCTTTGGATACGTTTTTTGTGTTAGCCACTGATTACTCCTCCTGATATTCCTCTTACAGAGAAGCTTCCAGCGTCTCGCGGACAGCCTTGATGAAGCCTTCCGTATTCAGAGTTGTGACATGCTCCAACTTGGTGATAAGTGCAAGGTCCTTAGTCATCTTACCAGATTCTACGGTGTCAATGCAAGCTTTTTCCAGTTTGTCAGCAAATGCGGACAGTTCCGGCAGCTGATCCAGCTCGCCGCGCTTGCGCAGAGCACCTGTCCATGCAAAAATGGTTGCGATGGAGTTCGTAGAGGTCTCCTCGCCCTTCAGGTGCTTGTAGTAATGGCGCTGTACGGTGCCGTGTGCTGCCTCGTACTCGTAGACGCCCTTCGGGGAAACGAGCACCGATGTCATCATAGACAAAGAGCCGTACGCCGTTGCCAGCATATCACTCATGACATCGCCGTCATAGTTCTTGCACGCCCAGATATAGCCGCCGTTGGAGCGAATGACGCGGGCTACAGCATCATCAATCAGCGTGTAGAAATACTCCAGACCCATCTTCTCGAAGATTTCCTTGTACTCGTTGTCGTAAATCTCCTGGAAAATGTCCTTAAATGTGTGGTCATACTTTTTGGAAATGGTGTCCTTGGTTGCAAACCAAAGATCCTGCTTGGTGTCAACAGCAAAGCCAAAGCAGCTTCTCGCAAAGCTCTCAATAGACGGAACCAGATTGTGCTGACCCTGTACAATGCCTGCGGACTGGAAATCATGCACGGTCTCGCGCGTCTCCGTGCCGTCCTCCGCGGTGTACACCAGCTCTACCTTGCCCGGGCCCGGAACCTTCATCTCGACGCCCTTGTATACGTCACCGTATGCGTGACGCGCAATGGTAATCGGCTTGACCCAGTTCTTGACGTACGGCTCAACACCCTTGACGAGGATCGGCGCACGGAATACGGTGCCGTCCAGAATGGCACGAATGGTGCCGTTCGGGCTCTTCCACATTTCCTTGAGGTTGTACTCGGTCATACGTGCTGCATTCGGTGTGATGGTTGCACACTTGACGGCAACGCCGTACTTCTTGGTTGCCTCTGCCGAGTCAACGGTCACCTGATCATCGGTTTCGTTTCGATGCTTGAGTCCCAGATCATAATATTCGGACTTCAGATCTACAAAAGGGCAAATCAGCTCGTCTTTAATCATCTGCCAGATGACGCGGGTCATCTCGTCGCCGTCCATCTCGACGAGCGGTGTGGTCATTTTAATCTTTTCCATGACGGATCGTCTCCTCCTGCTTATGTACCGTGCGCGGCGGCTGTTTCCGCTCGCCCGCAGCTGCTTTGAATTTTCACTCGCGCAATCCTGCACGATTTTTTATCTCATCCAAACAGGGTACTCTGAAATTCTTCAGAGAGAATTTTGGAAGTTCTCTTTCATTTTACACCTTTTCGCCAAACTTTTCTACCTTTTTGCCCGTCTTTTTGCAATTCCGTTCTTTTGACAGATTTTCTCCGAGATTTCCGCTGTAGCAAAGGCATTTTGCCAAATTGTGCCGGTATTTCCTGCAAGAAATTCATAATATGCCTGTGCGCCAATCATCGCGGCATTGTCGC
This window of the Butyricicoccus intestinisimiae genome carries:
- a CDS encoding amidohydrolase family protein, with translation MNTKQSFAIKGDICFCKMKDQWTTMKNAYAVCETGISQGVFAQLPEQYAHFPVYDFTGKLIIPGLVDLHMHAPQYAFRGMGMDLELMDWLGQQTFPEEAKYADLSYADKAYTIFADNIKHSATSHACLFATQHRAATELLMDRMEQTGMISFVGKVNMDREAPDNLRESSAEASAQETLRWLYEIAGKYQRTKPILTPRFIPSCTPELLAKLQIIQQEYKLPVQSHLSENTGEIAFVHELCPDARFYGDAYDAYGLFGRQHPKEHTYPAIMAHCVHSTEEEIKLLRDNGVFVAHCPASNTNLSSGIAPIRRYLENHMHVGLGSDIAGGHTESILRAVCDAVQVSKLYWRLVDNGAVPLTFCEAFYLATKGGGAFFGSVGSLERGYDFSAVVLDDSSLRHPFALTIPQRLERAAYSALDAYGICAKFVSGTLLFDRTHSK
- a CDS encoding helix-turn-helix domain-containing protein, encoding MNQKKIGELIRAARREHGFTQQELADKMNISDKTVSKWECGLGCPDLSLLPQLSEILKLDLSALLDGQLPTRRVLAGNMKKLLFYICPTCGNLITASGEAQVSCCGKKLLPLTPQKASDDQTVTLEKLENEWHVISDHPMTKDHSIAFVTLLTGDTVVTRKLYPEWNMETRLPYFRHGILVWYCNQHGLFYQNF
- a CDS encoding glycoside hydrolase family 18 protein; the encoded protein is MTSNIHWMIAAAGADAQQTRQAGFSCVHFCSRLSEEGTFSLTALPAGSRGDYLGIADSRGIPKHCAAFAREAVCAAQNRHCTGILADFERPLLQELTACLNRETQQQNLTLFVPLPLADYAPHAQVIADTVISGGSLEEYFSNLLSRFGEHRLAAQLTCTCMDFPLPCASPSGTVLTAKQFQALRTATGSAVFFSRELCAKYFTYTKDDQAHFVLFDDADTLQAKAQLLTRLGVQYLLAVYPDAKAMGLF
- a CDS encoding redox-sensing transcriptional repressor Rex, translated to MANTKNVSKAVVNRLPRYYRTLRELADQGIGRISSKELALQMDLTASQIRQDLSCFGGFGQQGYGYSVDKLIVELERILGVAGSQRAILLGVGNLGRALLRNFDFSYCGVRPIAAFDTAQTVVGSDFRGIHVHALQELEEYCERERPDIAVLCVPADKAMDMAQRLVKNGIRGIWNFSNVSMKEDVLGVPVQDVHFSDSLMTLCYRMKDTDPFDEINEIE
- a CDS encoding NADP-dependent isocitrate dehydrogenase; the protein is MEKIKMTTPLVEMDGDEMTRVIWQMIKDELICPFVDLKSEYYDLGLKHRNETDDQVTVDSAEATKKYGVAVKCATITPNAARMTEYNLKEMWKSPNGTIRAILDGTVFRAPILVKGVEPYVKNWVKPITIARHAYGDVYKGVEMKVPGPGKVELVYTAEDGTETRETVHDFQSAGIVQGQHNLVPSIESFARSCFGFAVDTKQDLWFATKDTISKKYDHTFKDIFQEIYDNEYKEIFEKMGLEYFYTLIDDAVARVIRSNGGYIWACKNYDGDVMSDMLATAYGSLSMMTSVLVSPKGVYEYEAAHGTVQRHYYKHLKGEETSTNSIATIFAWTGALRKRGELDQLPELSAFADKLEKACIDTVESGKMTKDLALITKLEHVTTLNTEGFIKAVRETLEASL